In a genomic window of Flammeovirga agarivorans:
- a CDS encoding peptidoglycan DD-metalloendopeptidase family protein, which yields MKNVIKSFIAGLITFGAMSCETSNNNTEVNDQLTTDSIYVEVDTSEYLYNINIDTLVVKEGKIRRNQNLSDVLTKYDIDYSTIYKLANNSKGVFDVRRIKYGQKYTLLFGADSNRVDYFIYEEDDINYVVFNVKDSCTVYKGEKPVTLQKKEVHGDITSSLYQTLTDQNESPLLVNLLSDVFAWQIDFFHIQKGDGFKVIFFEKVVEDSVVGIDHIEAAMFRHLGKDYYAFDYEYNGKQEYFDEFGNSLRKEFLKAPLHFSRISSSFSRRRYHPVQKRYKAHLGTDYAAPIGTPIHAVGDGEIIAATYSKYNGNYVKIRHNSVYTTQYLHMNKIKKGIRRGVRVTQGDVIGYVGKTGLASGPHLCYRFWKNGKQVDSRKQELPSSEPLPDSLITSYQEQIMPLKLELDKVDLIMSK from the coding sequence ATGAAGAATGTAATCAAGAGTTTCATTGCTGGCTTAATCACTTTTGGTGCGATGAGCTGTGAGACCTCAAATAATAATACTGAAGTAAATGACCAACTTACTACCGACTCCATTTATGTAGAAGTGGATACTTCAGAATATCTCTATAATATTAATATCGATACCCTTGTTGTTAAAGAAGGTAAGATTAGAAGAAACCAGAATTTATCTGATGTCTTGACAAAGTATGATATTGATTATTCCACTATTTATAAACTTGCCAACAACTCAAAAGGTGTGTTTGATGTTCGAAGAATAAAATATGGGCAGAAATACACACTTCTTTTCGGCGCCGACTCTAACCGAGTAGATTACTTTATCTATGAGGAAGATGATATTAATTATGTTGTTTTCAATGTTAAGGACAGCTGTACAGTCTATAAAGGGGAAAAACCTGTTACACTTCAGAAGAAGGAAGTACATGGAGACATTACCTCGTCTTTATACCAAACATTAACAGATCAAAACGAGTCACCTTTACTAGTCAACTTATTGTCAGATGTCTTCGCATGGCAAATTGACTTCTTCCATATTCAAAAAGGAGATGGTTTTAAAGTCATTTTCTTTGAAAAAGTGGTGGAAGATTCTGTTGTAGGTATAGACCATATTGAAGCTGCAATGTTTCGACATCTTGGAAAGGATTATTATGCTTTTGATTACGAATACAATGGCAAACAAGAATATTTTGATGAATTTGGTAATAGCTTAAGGAAAGAATTTTTAAAAGCACCCTTACATTTTTCAAGAATATCTTCTTCTTTTTCTCGACGTCGTTATCACCCTGTTCAGAAAAGATACAAAGCCCACTTAGGAACTGATTATGCCGCCCCAATTGGTACACCGATTCATGCTGTTGGAGATGGTGAAATTATAGCGGCTACTTATTCTAAGTACAATGGCAACTATGTAAAAATCCGTCATAATAGTGTGTACACTACACAATACCTTCATATGAATAAAATCAAGAAAGGTATCCGTAGAGGTGTGCGAGTGACTCAAGGTGACGTAATTGGTTATGTAGGAAAAACTGGTCTTGCTTCAGGCCCTCATTTATGTTATCGTTTCTGGAAAAATGGTAAACAAGTGGATTCAAGAAAACAAGAGTTACCATCATCAGAACCATTGCCTGATTCTCTTATTACTTCTTATCAAGAGCAAATTATGCCATTGAAATTAGAATTAGATAAAGTGGATCTTATTATGAGCAAATAA